The proteins below come from a single Ptychodera flava strain L36383 chromosome 6, AS_Pfla_20210202, whole genome shotgun sequence genomic window:
- the LOC139134695 gene encoding uncharacterized protein isoform X3 — MAVTRKNNGGAIQNIAGWLQKCLQEGPQTYSIGELVEGLDNLSSHPQNKENIMSTVVPILFELLEKSEKSENDVLQRFLSKLDLYSDDQTAAPGKEDTMNLDGTSDTTCEDKNVMETCAFVETLVGSLAEMKAEEAKDVLDAINVAIHETAREKRKVIAETIGGADHGLEILMNLAFNFYGNGDDDLYLDDLRWENLNSVNAVFWNCADASLQFASAAGDAGYVKFLLNICQQHHSNLKDKFLAVADLICEYFGNPPVSAESVPDKSEQPTSPEVVEDQPENVSVADEEVETSEDKDVIRFVAAGERAGLKDSGRVAYRIDSEYVTAVNKAVFVTDKPLGTGRPFEIKIDKMDTERLRESLEFAMIGVTMYKEFPDDVVYHGQGYGEGSGFWFLRNSDFVKDFTFTGGQYGFNLDRISEGDRIAVIRLPNKTLHYYYNGTDQGIAFRNIPEGVYPLVAVTGKCLQVSVVDKPSKIDLPAEMSEDTETEYLEPVESFKFTTGLKGTEDFGRLRSPWGKDFLDESRHPDETRLLDSHIDRDGRRVLDLQSKQSETMEGKIAAEKRFTQGRASEADLLMQMREAIGFASLLSNPMMRIDPISKEAVVAIQNYVSMHGLTLSAFETSNVVPKEPNKLTGRLADVFTFVLKPCFDNLNRVDGYVWTGSTSEGFAITDHSARSERYLNDEMDLMIPVAMVTEALHGTLDEKVTDDVSKVVAGLSGNDGDGGRGDLEHQNTCSELLVSELERVGLSEGTKDDPPLQWVKTSLPGYVHIQIRKTKEQNFTEKFINGLCITITPDGDTENKIYYLSRSKLLKVQEDYVRSRIPAVQVEIDTNYEQHGGFRGRVELLQQGPVQTLSVFYTTKSLQAGLSSTTAEFEQTVDGALALVCKEWPSISMKWETRDRKWPTDDVVRTIMEAGCHIVPKSYPGEGGDDCLQWRLSFSLAERTLAHTFTEKQRMFYLVVKKLWRTFLKEPKVLSSYHMKTTMFWVSERTPTDQWEESNLGDRYMDYFDRLIRFLEQGNVPNFFLPENNMLSHISKSEIEESLKKVRDVRRKPLFYMKDLCVPTSMFNVRH, encoded by the exons ATGGCTGTCACCAGGAAAAACAATGGAG GTGCAATCCAAAATATAGCTGGATGGCTGCAGAAATGCTTGCAAGAAGGACCACAGACCTATAGTATCGGAGAACTGGTGGAGGGATTGGACAACTTGTCAAGTCATCCACAAAACAAGGAAAAT ATAATGAGCACAGTTGTACCAATCTTGTTTGAACTCCTGGAGAAGTCTGAAAAATCGGAAAATGACGTACTTCAGCGTTTCCTTAGCAAGTTGGATCTCTATAGTGACGACCAGACAGCTGCACCAGGAAAGGAAGACACAATGAACTTGGATGGAACCTCAGACACAA CGTGCGAAGACAAGAATGTGATGGAAACATGCGCGTTTGTTGAGACTCTTGTCGGCAGCCTTGCTGAAATGAAGGCCGAAGAAGCTAAGGACGTGCTTGATGCAATAAATGTGGCAATACATGAAACCGCCAGGGAAAAGAGGAAGGTCATCGCGGAAACTATAGGTGGCGCTGATCATGGTCTAG aAATCCTAATGAACTTAGCGTTTAATTTCTATGGTAACGGTGATGACGATCTGTACCTTGACGACCTGAGGTGGGAAAACTTAAACTCCGTGAACGCTGTCTTTTGGAACTGTGCAGATGCCAGTCTTCAATTTGCCTCTGCCGCAGGGGATGCTGGGTATGTTAAGTTTCTACTTAATATCTGCCAACAGCATCACAGCAACTTGAAAGACAAG TTCTTGGCTGTTGCTGATCTGATTTGCGAGTACTTTGGAAATCCACCGGTCAGTGCGGAGTCAGTGCCGGACAAAAGTGAACAACCTACATCGCCGGAAGTGGTCGAGGATCAACCAGAAAATGTTTCAGTGGCTGACGAAGAAGTC GAAACCTCTGAAGACAAAGACGTGATACGTTTTGTAGCAGCTGGCGAACGGGCCGGGCTGAAGGATAGTGGACGTGTAGCGTACAGGATCGACTCCGAGTACGTAACGGCCGTCAACAAGGCAGTCTTCGTAACCGATAAACCTCTCGGGACGGGCAggcctttcgaaatcaagatcGACAAGATGGATACCGAAAGATTGAGGGAATCGCTTGAATTTG CCATGATAGGTGTCACTATGTACAAGGAGTTTCCTGATGACGTCGTATATCACGGCCAGGGCTATGGAGAAGGCTCTGGCTTTTGGTTTCTCAG GAATTCTGATTTCGTGAAGGATTTCACATTCACTGGAGGCCAGTACGGGTTTAATCTGGATAGGATATCTGAAGGTGATCGCATCGCAGTCATTCGACTTCCAAATAAAACCCTTCACTATTACTACAACGGTACAGACCAGGGCATCGCTTTCAGGAACATCCCAGAAG GTGTGTACCCTCTGGTCGCTGTTACCGGCAAATGTCTGCAAGTCTCTGTCGTCGACAAGCCATCCAAAATTGATCTGCCTGCTGAAATGTCAGAAGACACAGAAACAGAATACTTAGAACCTGTCG AAAGCTTCAAGTTTACTACGGGGCTGAAGGGTACAGAAGATTTTGGACGTCTGAGATCACCATGGGGGAAAGATTTCCTGGACGAGTCGCGGCACCCGGACGAAACCCGTCTCCTTGACTCACACATTGATCGTGATG GGAGGCGAGTCCTTGATCTTCAATCTAAACAATCAGAGACGATGGAGGGCAAGATTGCTGCAGAAAAACGCTTCACACAAGGACGCGCAAGTGAGGCGGACTTACTGATGCAGATGAGGGAAGCAATCGGTTTTGCCTCGTTGCTAAGCAACCCTATGATGAGGATCGACCCCATATCTAAAGAAGCAGTCGTAGCGATACAGAATTACGTCAGCATGCATGGTCTCACTTTGAGTGCATTTGAAACCAGCAATGTCGTTCCGAAGGAACCGAATAAGCTGACTGGTCGGTTGGCTGATGTATTCACGTTTGTTCTGAAACCGTGCTTTGATAATCTGAACCGTGTTGACGGGTATGTGTGGACAGGAAGTACCAGCGAGGGGTTCGCCATCACAGACCACAGTGCACGCTCTGAGCGGTACTTGAACGACGAGATGGATTTGATGATacctgttgccatggttactgaAGCTTTGCATGGCACGCTTGACGAGAAAGTAACTGATGACGTGAGCAAGGTAGTCGCTGGACTCAGCGGTAATGATGGCGATGGAGGCAGAGGTGATCTCGAACATCAAAACACGTGTTCAGAATTGCTTGTCAGCGAGCTTGAACGAGTTGGTCTTTCTGAAGGCACGAAAGACGATCCGCCGCTACAGTGGGTCAAAACTTCCCTGCCAGGCTACGTACACATTCAGATACGAAAAACCAAGGAGCAAAActttactgaaaaattcatcaatggTCTGTGTATCACCATCACGCCTGACGGAGACACTGAGAATAAAATTTACTATCTCTCCAGATCAAAACTACTGAAGGTCCAGGAAGATTACGTACGTTCACGTATACCAGCTGTTCAAGtagaaattgacacaaactaCGAGCAACATGGAGGATTTCGCGGTAGAGTAGAACTCTTACAACAAGGACCAGTTCAAACCTTGAGTGTCTTCTATACGACAAAATCATTACAGG CGGGCTTAAGTTCAACAACAGCAGAGTTTGAACAAACTGTTGATGGTGCCCTGGCCCTGGTCTGCAAAGAATGGCCGTCCATATCTATGAAGTGGGAAACACGTGATCGCAAATGGCCAACCGATGATGTCGTCCGCACAATTATGGAGGCAGGCTGCCACATTGTTCCGAAATCATATCCAGGGGAAGGCGGTGATGATTGTCTGCAGTGGAGACTCTCTTTCTCCCTGGCCGAAAGAACTCTGGCTCACACGTTCACAGAGAAACAGAGGATGTTCTACCTCGTTGTGAAGAAGCTATGGCGGACTTTCCTGAAG GAACCAAAGGTACTCTCCTCTTACCACATGAAGACGACCATGTTCTGGGTTAGCGAACGAACACCCACTGACCAATGGGAGGAGTCCAACCTTGGAGACCGATACATGGATTATTTCGATCGACTGATACGGTTTTTGGAGCAAGGAAACGTGCCGAATTTCTTCCTGCCTGAAAACAATATGCTGAGTCACATTTCGAAGAGCGAGATTGAAGAATCGCTCAAGAAAGTCAGAGATGTCCGCAGAAAGCCGCTGTTTTACATGAAAGATCTGTGTGTACCTACAAGCATGTTTAATGTGCGACATTAg
- the LOC139134695 gene encoding uncharacterized protein isoform X2, whose protein sequence is MDPRGILAALQTFQDVDSSNGNAPPLIADVQKWLSPGKTMERRWSLVSSSLNILHNLVKSKANHKYFDNPETKRVLHFYKGSDNLERSFPACLTLGYVVDKEKEVDLINDENGAIQNIAGWLQKCLQEGPQTYSIGELVEGLDNLSSHPQNKENIMSTVVPILFELLEKSEKSENDVLQRFLSKLDLYSDDQTAAPGKEDTMNLDGTSDTTCEDKNVMETCAFVETLVGSLAEMKAEEAKDVLDAINVAIHETAREKRKVIAETIGGADHGLEILMNLAFNFYGNGDDDLYLDDLRWENLNSVNAVFWNCADASLQFASAAGDAGYVKFLLNICQQHHSNLKDKFLAVADLICEYFGNPPVSAESVPDKSEQPTSPEVVEDQPENVSVADEEVETSEDKDVIRFVAAGERAGLKDSGRVAYRIDSEYVTAVNKAVFVTDKPLGTGRPFEIKIDKMDTERLRESLEFGVTMYKEFPDDVVYHGQGYGEGSGFWFLRNSDFVKDFTFTGGQYGFNLDRISEGDRIAVIRLPNKTLHYYYNGTDQGIAFRNIPEGVYPLVAVTGKCLQVSVVDKPSKIDLPAEMSEDTETEYLEPVESFKFTTGLKGTEDFGRLRSPWGKDFLDESRHPDETRLLDSHIDRDGRRVLDLQSKQSETMEGKIAAEKRFTQGRASEADLLMQMREAIGFASLLSNPMMRIDPISKEAVVAIQNYVSMHGLTLSAFETSNVVPKEPNKLTGRLADVFTFVLKPCFDNLNRVDGYVWTGSTSEGFAITDHSARSERYLNDEMDLMIPVAMVTEALHGTLDEKVTDDVSKVVAGLSGNDGDGGRGDLEHQNTCSELLVSELERVGLSEGTKDDPPLQWVKTSLPGYVHIQIRKTKEQNFTEKFINGLCITITPDGDTENKIYYLSRSKLLKVQEDYVRSRIPAVQVEIDTNYEQHGGFRGRVELLQQGPVQTLSVFYTTKSLQAGLSSTTAEFEQTVDGALALVCKEWPSISMKWETRDRKWPTDDVVRTIMEAGCHIVPKSYPGEGGDDCLQWRLSFSLAERTLAHTFTEKQRMFYLVVKKLWRTFLKEPKVLSSYHMKTTMFWVSERTPTDQWEESNLGDRYMDYFDRLIRFLEQGNVPNFFLPENNMLSHISKSEIEESLKKVRDVRRKPLFYMKDLCVPTSMFNVRH, encoded by the exons ATGGACCCTAGAGGGATTCTAG CGGCGTTGCAAACATTCCAGGACGTTGATTCCAGCAACGGGAACGCTCCGCCGCTGATCGCTGATGTGCAGAAATGGCTGTCACCAGGAAAAACAATGGAG AGAAGATGGAGTTTGGTTTCGTCGTCTTTGAACATCCTTCATAACCTTGTTAAATCGAAAGCAAACCACAAGTACTTCGATAATCCAGAGACCAAACGAGTTTTGCATTTCTACAAAGGCTCGGACAATCTTGAGCGAAGCTTTCCTGCGTGTCTGACTCTGGGCTATGTCGTCGACAAAGAGAAAGAAGTTGACTTGATTAACGATGAAAATG GTGCAATCCAAAATATAGCTGGATGGCTGCAGAAATGCTTGCAAGAAGGACCACAGACCTATAGTATCGGAGAACTGGTGGAGGGATTGGACAACTTGTCAAGTCATCCACAAAACAAGGAAAAT ATAATGAGCACAGTTGTACCAATCTTGTTTGAACTCCTGGAGAAGTCTGAAAAATCGGAAAATGACGTACTTCAGCGTTTCCTTAGCAAGTTGGATCTCTATAGTGACGACCAGACAGCTGCACCAGGAAAGGAAGACACAATGAACTTGGATGGAACCTCAGACACAA CGTGCGAAGACAAGAATGTGATGGAAACATGCGCGTTTGTTGAGACTCTTGTCGGCAGCCTTGCTGAAATGAAGGCCGAAGAAGCTAAGGACGTGCTTGATGCAATAAATGTGGCAATACATGAAACCGCCAGGGAAAAGAGGAAGGTCATCGCGGAAACTATAGGTGGCGCTGATCATGGTCTAG aAATCCTAATGAACTTAGCGTTTAATTTCTATGGTAACGGTGATGACGATCTGTACCTTGACGACCTGAGGTGGGAAAACTTAAACTCCGTGAACGCTGTCTTTTGGAACTGTGCAGATGCCAGTCTTCAATTTGCCTCTGCCGCAGGGGATGCTGGGTATGTTAAGTTTCTACTTAATATCTGCCAACAGCATCACAGCAACTTGAAAGACAAG TTCTTGGCTGTTGCTGATCTGATTTGCGAGTACTTTGGAAATCCACCGGTCAGTGCGGAGTCAGTGCCGGACAAAAGTGAACAACCTACATCGCCGGAAGTGGTCGAGGATCAACCAGAAAATGTTTCAGTGGCTGACGAAGAAGTC GAAACCTCTGAAGACAAAGACGTGATACGTTTTGTAGCAGCTGGCGAACGGGCCGGGCTGAAGGATAGTGGACGTGTAGCGTACAGGATCGACTCCGAGTACGTAACGGCCGTCAACAAGGCAGTCTTCGTAACCGATAAACCTCTCGGGACGGGCAggcctttcgaaatcaagatcGACAAGATGGATACCGAAAGATTGAGGGAATCGCTTGAATTTG GTGTCACTATGTACAAGGAGTTTCCTGATGACGTCGTATATCACGGCCAGGGCTATGGAGAAGGCTCTGGCTTTTGGTTTCTCAG GAATTCTGATTTCGTGAAGGATTTCACATTCACTGGAGGCCAGTACGGGTTTAATCTGGATAGGATATCTGAAGGTGATCGCATCGCAGTCATTCGACTTCCAAATAAAACCCTTCACTATTACTACAACGGTACAGACCAGGGCATCGCTTTCAGGAACATCCCAGAAG GTGTGTACCCTCTGGTCGCTGTTACCGGCAAATGTCTGCAAGTCTCTGTCGTCGACAAGCCATCCAAAATTGATCTGCCTGCTGAAATGTCAGAAGACACAGAAACAGAATACTTAGAACCTGTCG AAAGCTTCAAGTTTACTACGGGGCTGAAGGGTACAGAAGATTTTGGACGTCTGAGATCACCATGGGGGAAAGATTTCCTGGACGAGTCGCGGCACCCGGACGAAACCCGTCTCCTTGACTCACACATTGATCGTGATG GGAGGCGAGTCCTTGATCTTCAATCTAAACAATCAGAGACGATGGAGGGCAAGATTGCTGCAGAAAAACGCTTCACACAAGGACGCGCAAGTGAGGCGGACTTACTGATGCAGATGAGGGAAGCAATCGGTTTTGCCTCGTTGCTAAGCAACCCTATGATGAGGATCGACCCCATATCTAAAGAAGCAGTCGTAGCGATACAGAATTACGTCAGCATGCATGGTCTCACTTTGAGTGCATTTGAAACCAGCAATGTCGTTCCGAAGGAACCGAATAAGCTGACTGGTCGGTTGGCTGATGTATTCACGTTTGTTCTGAAACCGTGCTTTGATAATCTGAACCGTGTTGACGGGTATGTGTGGACAGGAAGTACCAGCGAGGGGTTCGCCATCACAGACCACAGTGCACGCTCTGAGCGGTACTTGAACGACGAGATGGATTTGATGATacctgttgccatggttactgaAGCTTTGCATGGCACGCTTGACGAGAAAGTAACTGATGACGTGAGCAAGGTAGTCGCTGGACTCAGCGGTAATGATGGCGATGGAGGCAGAGGTGATCTCGAACATCAAAACACGTGTTCAGAATTGCTTGTCAGCGAGCTTGAACGAGTTGGTCTTTCTGAAGGCACGAAAGACGATCCGCCGCTACAGTGGGTCAAAACTTCCCTGCCAGGCTACGTACACATTCAGATACGAAAAACCAAGGAGCAAAActttactgaaaaattcatcaatggTCTGTGTATCACCATCACGCCTGACGGAGACACTGAGAATAAAATTTACTATCTCTCCAGATCAAAACTACTGAAGGTCCAGGAAGATTACGTACGTTCACGTATACCAGCTGTTCAAGtagaaattgacacaaactaCGAGCAACATGGAGGATTTCGCGGTAGAGTAGAACTCTTACAACAAGGACCAGTTCAAACCTTGAGTGTCTTCTATACGACAAAATCATTACAGG CGGGCTTAAGTTCAACAACAGCAGAGTTTGAACAAACTGTTGATGGTGCCCTGGCCCTGGTCTGCAAAGAATGGCCGTCCATATCTATGAAGTGGGAAACACGTGATCGCAAATGGCCAACCGATGATGTCGTCCGCACAATTATGGAGGCAGGCTGCCACATTGTTCCGAAATCATATCCAGGGGAAGGCGGTGATGATTGTCTGCAGTGGAGACTCTCTTTCTCCCTGGCCGAAAGAACTCTGGCTCACACGTTCACAGAGAAACAGAGGATGTTCTACCTCGTTGTGAAGAAGCTATGGCGGACTTTCCTGAAG GAACCAAAGGTACTCTCCTCTTACCACATGAAGACGACCATGTTCTGGGTTAGCGAACGAACACCCACTGACCAATGGGAGGAGTCCAACCTTGGAGACCGATACATGGATTATTTCGATCGACTGATACGGTTTTTGGAGCAAGGAAACGTGCCGAATTTCTTCCTGCCTGAAAACAATATGCTGAGTCACATTTCGAAGAGCGAGATTGAAGAATCGCTCAAGAAAGTCAGAGATGTCCGCAGAAAGCCGCTGTTTTACATGAAAGATCTGTGTGTACCTACAAGCATGTTTAATGTGCGACATTAg
- the LOC139134695 gene encoding uncharacterized protein isoform X1 produces MDPRGILAALQTFQDVDSSNGNAPPLIADVQKWLSPGKTMERRWSLVSSSLNILHNLVKSKANHKYFDNPETKRVLHFYKGSDNLERSFPACLTLGYVVDKEKEVDLINDENGAIQNIAGWLQKCLQEGPQTYSIGELVEGLDNLSSHPQNKENIMSTVVPILFELLEKSEKSENDVLQRFLSKLDLYSDDQTAAPGKEDTMNLDGTSDTTCEDKNVMETCAFVETLVGSLAEMKAEEAKDVLDAINVAIHETAREKRKVIAETIGGADHGLEILMNLAFNFYGNGDDDLYLDDLRWENLNSVNAVFWNCADASLQFASAAGDAGYVKFLLNICQQHHSNLKDKFLAVADLICEYFGNPPVSAESVPDKSEQPTSPEVVEDQPENVSVADEEVETSEDKDVIRFVAAGERAGLKDSGRVAYRIDSEYVTAVNKAVFVTDKPLGTGRPFEIKIDKMDTERLRESLEFAMIGVTMYKEFPDDVVYHGQGYGEGSGFWFLRNSDFVKDFTFTGGQYGFNLDRISEGDRIAVIRLPNKTLHYYYNGTDQGIAFRNIPEGVYPLVAVTGKCLQVSVVDKPSKIDLPAEMSEDTETEYLEPVESFKFTTGLKGTEDFGRLRSPWGKDFLDESRHPDETRLLDSHIDRDGRRVLDLQSKQSETMEGKIAAEKRFTQGRASEADLLMQMREAIGFASLLSNPMMRIDPISKEAVVAIQNYVSMHGLTLSAFETSNVVPKEPNKLTGRLADVFTFVLKPCFDNLNRVDGYVWTGSTSEGFAITDHSARSERYLNDEMDLMIPVAMVTEALHGTLDEKVTDDVSKVVAGLSGNDGDGGRGDLEHQNTCSELLVSELERVGLSEGTKDDPPLQWVKTSLPGYVHIQIRKTKEQNFTEKFINGLCITITPDGDTENKIYYLSRSKLLKVQEDYVRSRIPAVQVEIDTNYEQHGGFRGRVELLQQGPVQTLSVFYTTKSLQAGLSSTTAEFEQTVDGALALVCKEWPSISMKWETRDRKWPTDDVVRTIMEAGCHIVPKSYPGEGGDDCLQWRLSFSLAERTLAHTFTEKQRMFYLVVKKLWRTFLKEPKVLSSYHMKTTMFWVSERTPTDQWEESNLGDRYMDYFDRLIRFLEQGNVPNFFLPENNMLSHISKSEIEESLKKVRDVRRKPLFYMKDLCVPTSMFNVRH; encoded by the exons ATGGACCCTAGAGGGATTCTAG CGGCGTTGCAAACATTCCAGGACGTTGATTCCAGCAACGGGAACGCTCCGCCGCTGATCGCTGATGTGCAGAAATGGCTGTCACCAGGAAAAACAATGGAG AGAAGATGGAGTTTGGTTTCGTCGTCTTTGAACATCCTTCATAACCTTGTTAAATCGAAAGCAAACCACAAGTACTTCGATAATCCAGAGACCAAACGAGTTTTGCATTTCTACAAAGGCTCGGACAATCTTGAGCGAAGCTTTCCTGCGTGTCTGACTCTGGGCTATGTCGTCGACAAAGAGAAAGAAGTTGACTTGATTAACGATGAAAATG GTGCAATCCAAAATATAGCTGGATGGCTGCAGAAATGCTTGCAAGAAGGACCACAGACCTATAGTATCGGAGAACTGGTGGAGGGATTGGACAACTTGTCAAGTCATCCACAAAACAAGGAAAAT ATAATGAGCACAGTTGTACCAATCTTGTTTGAACTCCTGGAGAAGTCTGAAAAATCGGAAAATGACGTACTTCAGCGTTTCCTTAGCAAGTTGGATCTCTATAGTGACGACCAGACAGCTGCACCAGGAAAGGAAGACACAATGAACTTGGATGGAACCTCAGACACAA CGTGCGAAGACAAGAATGTGATGGAAACATGCGCGTTTGTTGAGACTCTTGTCGGCAGCCTTGCTGAAATGAAGGCCGAAGAAGCTAAGGACGTGCTTGATGCAATAAATGTGGCAATACATGAAACCGCCAGGGAAAAGAGGAAGGTCATCGCGGAAACTATAGGTGGCGCTGATCATGGTCTAG aAATCCTAATGAACTTAGCGTTTAATTTCTATGGTAACGGTGATGACGATCTGTACCTTGACGACCTGAGGTGGGAAAACTTAAACTCCGTGAACGCTGTCTTTTGGAACTGTGCAGATGCCAGTCTTCAATTTGCCTCTGCCGCAGGGGATGCTGGGTATGTTAAGTTTCTACTTAATATCTGCCAACAGCATCACAGCAACTTGAAAGACAAG TTCTTGGCTGTTGCTGATCTGATTTGCGAGTACTTTGGAAATCCACCGGTCAGTGCGGAGTCAGTGCCGGACAAAAGTGAACAACCTACATCGCCGGAAGTGGTCGAGGATCAACCAGAAAATGTTTCAGTGGCTGACGAAGAAGTC GAAACCTCTGAAGACAAAGACGTGATACGTTTTGTAGCAGCTGGCGAACGGGCCGGGCTGAAGGATAGTGGACGTGTAGCGTACAGGATCGACTCCGAGTACGTAACGGCCGTCAACAAGGCAGTCTTCGTAACCGATAAACCTCTCGGGACGGGCAggcctttcgaaatcaagatcGACAAGATGGATACCGAAAGATTGAGGGAATCGCTTGAATTTG CCATGATAGGTGTCACTATGTACAAGGAGTTTCCTGATGACGTCGTATATCACGGCCAGGGCTATGGAGAAGGCTCTGGCTTTTGGTTTCTCAG GAATTCTGATTTCGTGAAGGATTTCACATTCACTGGAGGCCAGTACGGGTTTAATCTGGATAGGATATCTGAAGGTGATCGCATCGCAGTCATTCGACTTCCAAATAAAACCCTTCACTATTACTACAACGGTACAGACCAGGGCATCGCTTTCAGGAACATCCCAGAAG GTGTGTACCCTCTGGTCGCTGTTACCGGCAAATGTCTGCAAGTCTCTGTCGTCGACAAGCCATCCAAAATTGATCTGCCTGCTGAAATGTCAGAAGACACAGAAACAGAATACTTAGAACCTGTCG AAAGCTTCAAGTTTACTACGGGGCTGAAGGGTACAGAAGATTTTGGACGTCTGAGATCACCATGGGGGAAAGATTTCCTGGACGAGTCGCGGCACCCGGACGAAACCCGTCTCCTTGACTCACACATTGATCGTGATG GGAGGCGAGTCCTTGATCTTCAATCTAAACAATCAGAGACGATGGAGGGCAAGATTGCTGCAGAAAAACGCTTCACACAAGGACGCGCAAGTGAGGCGGACTTACTGATGCAGATGAGGGAAGCAATCGGTTTTGCCTCGTTGCTAAGCAACCCTATGATGAGGATCGACCCCATATCTAAAGAAGCAGTCGTAGCGATACAGAATTACGTCAGCATGCATGGTCTCACTTTGAGTGCATTTGAAACCAGCAATGTCGTTCCGAAGGAACCGAATAAGCTGACTGGTCGGTTGGCTGATGTATTCACGTTTGTTCTGAAACCGTGCTTTGATAATCTGAACCGTGTTGACGGGTATGTGTGGACAGGAAGTACCAGCGAGGGGTTCGCCATCACAGACCACAGTGCACGCTCTGAGCGGTACTTGAACGACGAGATGGATTTGATGATacctgttgccatggttactgaAGCTTTGCATGGCACGCTTGACGAGAAAGTAACTGATGACGTGAGCAAGGTAGTCGCTGGACTCAGCGGTAATGATGGCGATGGAGGCAGAGGTGATCTCGAACATCAAAACACGTGTTCAGAATTGCTTGTCAGCGAGCTTGAACGAGTTGGTCTTTCTGAAGGCACGAAAGACGATCCGCCGCTACAGTGGGTCAAAACTTCCCTGCCAGGCTACGTACACATTCAGATACGAAAAACCAAGGAGCAAAActttactgaaaaattcatcaatggTCTGTGTATCACCATCACGCCTGACGGAGACACTGAGAATAAAATTTACTATCTCTCCAGATCAAAACTACTGAAGGTCCAGGAAGATTACGTACGTTCACGTATACCAGCTGTTCAAGtagaaattgacacaaactaCGAGCAACATGGAGGATTTCGCGGTAGAGTAGAACTCTTACAACAAGGACCAGTTCAAACCTTGAGTGTCTTCTATACGACAAAATCATTACAGG CGGGCTTAAGTTCAACAACAGCAGAGTTTGAACAAACTGTTGATGGTGCCCTGGCCCTGGTCTGCAAAGAATGGCCGTCCATATCTATGAAGTGGGAAACACGTGATCGCAAATGGCCAACCGATGATGTCGTCCGCACAATTATGGAGGCAGGCTGCCACATTGTTCCGAAATCATATCCAGGGGAAGGCGGTGATGATTGTCTGCAGTGGAGACTCTCTTTCTCCCTGGCCGAAAGAACTCTGGCTCACACGTTCACAGAGAAACAGAGGATGTTCTACCTCGTTGTGAAGAAGCTATGGCGGACTTTCCTGAAG GAACCAAAGGTACTCTCCTCTTACCACATGAAGACGACCATGTTCTGGGTTAGCGAACGAACACCCACTGACCAATGGGAGGAGTCCAACCTTGGAGACCGATACATGGATTATTTCGATCGACTGATACGGTTTTTGGAGCAAGGAAACGTGCCGAATTTCTTCCTGCCTGAAAACAATATGCTGAGTCACATTTCGAAGAGCGAGATTGAAGAATCGCTCAAGAAAGTCAGAGATGTCCGCAGAAAGCCGCTGTTTTACATGAAAGATCTGTGTGTACCTACAAGCATGTTTAATGTGCGACATTAg